The nucleotide window CGTATGGCGGTTGGCCTTGTTGATCATGGTAATGACGGACGCCGGCAGGCCCAGGGCAGCCCCTTTAAAACCAGTACCGAAAATGGCATCGACCACCAGATCGGCATAAAGGAGGGCGATATCTGCCCGCTGGAGATGGTTTTCGCCAAGGATGGGATAAAGCCTCCCGCCCATCTTTTGATAAATCTCCAGGTTCGTCCGGGCGTCGCCCCGCATGTCTTCGGGACGGGCGAGGAGGAAGACTTTTACCTCGGCCCCCTGGTTCAACAGATGCCGGGCCACCACCAGTCCATCGCCGCCGTTGTTGCCTTTACCGCAGAAGATCAAGATACGGCGGTTCTTCACCCGTTCTTGAAAGTGGCGTCGAATGGATTCTACTACCCTCAATCCCGCATTTTCCATCAAGACAATGCTGGGGATTAGATATTCACTTGAGGCCAGGCGATCCAGCTGCCCCATTTCCGCGGCCGTTACCAGATACATGGCGCATCCCTCTTCCGAAAAAAGGTTCTGCCAAATATAGTTCTTTCGTCGAAGCCTGCAGCTTCTTTTACAGATCTATTCCGTCAAACAAAGCAATGGCTACCGCCGCGGCAAAAGAGCGGCAGTGGGACAGGCTAACGGTAATGGTGCCGCCCCCCGCTTTGCGAGCCAGTTTCTCGGCCCGACCATGGAGTACGACCCGAGGCCGCCCCCCATCTTCCCTGCCAATCTCAATGTCCCGGAAGGAACAACCACCCAACCCCACCCCGAGGACTTTCATCACCGCCTCCTTGGCGGCAAACCGGGCCGCCAGGGACGCCGCCGGCCGGCCTCGTCCCATACAGTATTCCAGCTCTGCAGGCGTAAACAGCCGCGACAATAACCGCGGGTGGCGCTTTAAAGCCCTTTCCAGGCGGTCTATTTCAATGATGTCAATACCAATCTGGGCCATATTTCCATCCTTACCGGGTTGATTGTTTTTTAACCCTTTCTCTTTGCTTAATTCGGCAATAAACATGAAAAACCTCCTCGGGAGTAAAAAGTCGATCGGCAGGCGTCAGTGGTAGTCAAGGCAGTTTGAGGCCTTTGACCAACCGTTAAAGCCCGTACTGCGACCTTTGGCGCCATAAGCCTTTATTTTTCTCCCTTTCCTGATTAAGATAAAACTACAGGAAGGGAGTGGGAACCGTGAATAAGGACGTCAGGACTTTTGAAGCATTGCTAAAGGAAAACCGCACTTTTCCGCCTCCGCCGGCCTTTACCGCCGCAGCTAACGTCAAGGATACCGGCATCTACAAAGAAGGCGAAAATATAGAAGAGTTCTGGGCGCGGGAAGCTGCCAAACTCCACTGGTTCCGTCCATGGGACCGGGTGCTGGAATGGGAATATCCCCTGGCCTGGTGGTTCAACGGCGGCACCCTGAACGTTTCATACAACTGCCTGGACAGGCACCTGGAAACCTGGCGTCGCAACAAGGCGGCCATCATCTGGGAAGGCGAACCGGGGGATTCTGTCGTCCTCACTTACCGCGACCTGTACCGGGAAGTCAACAAGTTCGCCGCAGTCCTCCGCTCCCTGGGAATAAAACGCAACGACCGGGTCACCATCTATCTTCCCATGATCCCGGAGCTGCCCATCGCCATGCTGGCCTGTACCCGCATCGGCGCCGTTCATAACGTAGTCTTCGGCGGTTTCAGCGCCGCCGCCTTAAGGGAGCGGATCAACGACATCGGCGCCAAGGTATTGATCACCGCCGACGGCGGTTTCCGTAAAGGAAAAATAGTTGCCCTGAAGGAAAACGCCGATACTGCCCTGGCCGGAACGCCGACTATTGAAAAGGTCATCGTCACCAAGCGCACGGGACAGGCGGTCAACATGCAGCGGGGACGCGACCTCTGGTGGCACGAGCTCATGGCCGCCGCCCCCCTCTACACCCCGCCGGAACACATGGAAGCGGAAGATCCCCTCTTTATCCTCCATACCAGCGGCACCACCGGCAAACCCAAGGGGATAGTCCACACCACGGGCGGTTATCTCGTCGGCGTCACCACCACTTCCCGTTACATCTTCGATCTCAAGGACGAAGATGTCTACTGGTGTACCGCCGACATCGGTTGGATTACCGGCCACAGCTACGTAGTTTACGGCCCCCTGGCCAACGGGGCCACGGTCCTCATGTACGAGGGCAGCCCCGATTATCCTCAACCCGACCGTTACTGGCAAATCATCGAAAAATACGGGGTGACCATTTTTTACACCGCGCCTACAGCCATCCGTTCCTTTATGCGCTCCGGTCCGTCCTATCCGGCCCGGCACGACCTTTCTTCCTTGAGGCTCTTAGGAACGGTGGGGGAACCCATTAATCCCGAAGCATGGATGTGGTACTACACCTATATCGGCCACCGCCGCTGCCCCATCGTCGATACCTGGTGGCAGACGGAAACGGGGATGATCATCATATCTCCCCTGCCGGGGCTGACGCCTTTAAAACCCGGCTCGGCCTGTCGTCCCTTCCCCGGAGTGGAGGCCGCCGTTGTCGACGATCGAGGCGAACCGGTACCGCCGGGTAAAGGTGGCTACCTGGTGATTAAAAAACCCTGGCCGGCCATGATGCGCACCATCTACAACGACCCCGACCGCTACGTCAACCAGTACTGGAACCGCATACCCGGCTATTACTTTACCGGCGACGGCGCCCGCGTGGATGAAGACGGCTACTTCTGGCTCCTCGGCCGCGTCGACGACGTCATCAACGTCTCCGGCCACCGCATCGGCACCATGGAAGTGGAAAGCGCCCTGGTGGACCATCCCGCCGTCGCCGAAGCCGCCGTTATCAGCCGGGAACATGAGATCAAAGGGCAAACCATAGTAGCCTTTGTCACGGTCAAGGACGGAATTGAAACTTCCCCCGCCCTGGCCCAGGAACTGAAGGAGCACGTGGTGCAAAAAATCGGCGCCCTAGCCAGGCCGGAAGCAGTTTACTTCACCGCCGAGCTGCCCAAAACCAGAAGCGGTAAGATCATGCGCCGTCTCCTCAGGGACATCGCCGAAGGCCGGGCCTTGGGAGATACCTCCACCCTGGCCGACCCGGCGACGGTGGCCAGACTCAAGGCCGCTTATGCCGAAGAAGCCTAATCTTAAGGAGAGAACCCGCCGAAAGGGGTTCTCCCTTTTATTTTGGGCATGAGGATATAGATGCCCCTGATTGACAAAAAGGCCGGTTCGTTGTAGCATGAAAGTAATAAAAGCCGGCATCTTCTTTCTTAATTTTTCGTCACCTGATCGGGGGAAATATACCATGCCCTATAGATACTACCTCCTTTTCTTAGCCCTGACCCTGGCGGAGACTTTGGTCAGCCGTCTCCTCTTTCATGTCCCTACCCTCCCCGCCCTTCTTGCCCTGGCAGGTATAAACGCCCTGGGAGGAGGGCTGCTGAAGGTTCTGCAGGGGCCGCCGTGTTCCCTGACCCAGTCGCCGGTAGAGCAGGAAGAGGAAAACGACGCTACGGAAGGCATTTTTGCCTCCACCCTGCAGATAGCCCACGAAACCCTGCCGGTGTTACGTGCCGGATTGAATGAAGTTACGGCCGCCAAAACGGCGGAGATCATCCAAAACATCACCGAAGTTCCGGCCATCGCCATAACCGATCGGGAAAACGTCCTGACGTTTCTGGGGGTGGGCTGCGATCAGCACCGGGCCGGTGACCGCATTTTAACGGAGGCCACCAAAGAAGTCATCGCCACGGGAAAATTGAAGGTTGTCCATACCCCCCAGGGGCTTTGTTGCCCACGTTATAACATGGGTTGTAACTGCCCGTTGAAGGCCGCTGTTATCGTACCCTTAAAATGCCGGGAAGAAATAGTCGGCGCGTTAAAACTCTACCAGACCCGGGAGGGCGTCTTCCCGCCCCAGATCATCCGCCTGGCCATCGGCCTGGCCGATCTTTTAAGTCTGCAGATCGAACTGGCCGAGCTGGATCGCCAGCGCCAGCTTTTGACCGAAGCCCGGCTGGAGGCATTGAACGCCCAGATCAATCCCCACTTCTTCTTTAACACCTTAAATACCATTATCAGCTTCAGCCGGACCGATCCGGAGCGGGCGCGCCGCCTGCTGATCCGCCTGGCCAGCCTCTTCCGCCGGACGTTGAACCGCCGCGGCAGCCTGACCACCCTGCGGGAAGAGCTGGAATGCGTTCGCACCTACCTGGTATTGGAAAAGGCCCGTTTCGGCAATAAATTTCGTTACTTCCAGGATGTCCCTATAAACCTGCTGGATTATCACATCCCCGTCCTCAGCCTGCAGCCCCTGGTGGAGAACGCCATCAACCACGGCCTGCTACCTAAAGAAGGCCCCGGCATGATTAAAATCTCCGGCCGCCTGAGTGAAAACGAGCTCCATTTAACCGTGCAGGATGACGGGATCGGTATCCCGGCGGAAAAAATACCCCTGGTCCTTCAGCCGGGGTACGGCTCGGGCAACGGTGTCGGTTTAAGCAACGTCAACCTGCGTTTCCAGAACCTTTACGGCCCGGAGTACGGGCTGCGCGTGGAAAGCGGCGTACAAGGTACGACCGTTTACCTCCGGGTACCGGTCCTCCGGCCGGCTATCGTTAAAGACGCCACGGCAAAGGAGTTGCTGCTCAATGAAGCTTAAAGCCTTAATAGTCGATGACGAATACCCGGCACGGCAGGAACTGCGCTTTATGCTCCAGGAGTTTAAAGATATAGAAGTGGTGGGCGAGGCCACCAACGCCAGGGAAGCTTTAAACCTCGTCAGCGCCCTTGATTACACCGTACTTTTCCTGGACATCAACATGCCCGGGATGAACGGTCTGGAACTCTCCCGGGCCATTCAAAAACGCCCCAACCCGCCCTTCATTATCTTTGTCACGGCCTATGAAGAATACGCCCTGCAGGCCTTTGAAGTAAACGCCGTAGATTACCTCTTAAAGCCCTTCGACGAAAAACGTCTGGGCCAGGCCATAGAAAAGATCCGCCGTCTGGTGGAGCAGCGTCAGCAGCAGCCCCATCAAGAAACCCTCGCTGCCGGGGACGGCAAGGGACGCCTCAACCGCCTGCCGGTGGAAAAGGACGGCAAGACCATCCTCCTGGACCAAAACGACCTTATTTATGCCTGCACCCAGGGGGATAATGTCTATTTAAAAACGGTAAACGAACAATACCTCACCCGTTTTACCCTTAAAGAGCTGGAAAACCGTCTGGACCCCCGCACTTTCTTCCGCTGCCACCGCTGCTATATAGTCAACCTGACCAGGGTGCGGGAAATCGTTCCCTTCTTTAACGGCACCTATACCCTGATCATGGCCGACAAGCAGCAGAGCGAGGTGCCCGTTAGCCGCAATCAGGCCCGGAAACTAAAAAGCCTCCTGGGGATTAATTAAAAAGGCCGGGGAAATCGGTAAGGCGATTTCCCCGGCCTTTTTTAAGCCTTTTAGGCCCTGGTTATTTTTACTATCATATCGGCATACGTTGGCATGCCCATAATCGGGGTAAGATTATCAGGATCTACCAATTCATTATGATTGGGGGTATATTCCCGCTGATGGTAGGTGGTCCCTAACCCGGAGGAAAAACGACCGCCGGTACCAAAACCCATCTTGATAACCCCAGGCCGTATGCCTTCCGTCAGGAATACTTTACCCCGCACCTCTTTACCCAGAGGGTTGGCTACTACCACCATATCGCCCGTCTTTAAACCCAATTTTTTCCCATCCTCAATATTCATCATTATGGTTCCCACACACCAGGTACCGGGTTTAAAAGTATGGGGTACCGTCATATATTGACCGTTTTTAGTATCAACGATATTATACTGAAAACTATTATTTAGGGGCATCCAGGTACCTTCCACGGGAGTTTCGCCGAGCCAGGGCACCATGTGGGTTCCGGACATGGCGTGATGGACCCGACCGCAGATAAGCTGGAAAGGATACTCCGCGGCATACTTCTGGTATTTAGGATTGGTATACGGATTCCATTTCGTCTCAAACCAGTAGAAGCTGGAAGGATAGCGGTCAAAACCTACTTGCTTTAAGCCCAGAGGGATGATACCACTTTCATCAATAAGTTTGTTATACTGCTCGTAACGTTTAAATTTGAATTCAATAAGTTTGGAATCTGTGGGTGGCCAGATCCCATTGGGAACATAGCCTTTTTCTGGGTCAAATTTGCGGTAGCGGTACCAGCTCATGGGCCAGACGGCAACGCCCTGGTGTTCCCGCAGCCACTTTACGGTTAATAATTCACCGGTAACTTCTTTCTTTTCATGATCGATTTTTACCCGCCCTGCTTCTAATGAATCCGGTGTACCAATTAATTTATAGCCGTAAGGTAGATTGGGATAAGGTAAAGGCTCACCGATGTTGTAATAACCCGGCGCCGGGGCCAGCATCTCGTTGACGAAATCCTCCTGGGTGCGATACTTCTCCCAGAAGTCACTGCCCTTAATATCGGGGTCTCCCAGTTCGGCCAGGCGCCTGGCCAGCATATTCATAATCTCCGTCGGCGTCTTGCACTCATGCAGGGGTTTAATGACTTCATCCCGGAGGTAGAGTACCGGGTGGGAAGGATAAATATCACTTAAGCTCATCCGCTCTACAAAACTGGCTTCAGGTAAAATTACGTCGGCATAAAGACCGGTCTCTAAAAACAGGGAATCAATGGCCACCACCAGGGATACTTTGTATTCCCCGTTGCCGTCTTTAGCGGTCAGCGCCTCCTGCCATTTCCAGGTGGCTGAACCGGTTATAACCGGATTTCCCGTCCGGATGAAAAAGCCTTTGATTGGATACTTATAGCCTTTAAAGGGACCGTAATTTATTGTTACTCCCTCTAAAAATCGCCGCGGATAATCGCCCACCACATCATCCCAGGCCGCCGGCCAGTCGCCGTAGGCATCCATATGCAGCTTTTCGATTTCAGCTTCAATTTCCTGACCGTTAACCAGGCGTTTAACTTTACGCTTTTTGAAATCTTTGCCGGTAGCTTTACCGCCCTTGCTGGCTTTAGTTATTTCAGTATCGATGGCCCCGCCGGGCACGTCAAAATTGCCGGTAATGATGTTGAGGGCCGTTCCCAGGATCGAAGCCACGTAGCCGTTATAATGGTGTCCGGGGCTCTGCATGCCCCACACCAGGGCCGCCGGTTTGGTTATACCGAAAAGGTGGGCTACCTCGGCGATCTTTTCTTTGGGTAAGCCGGTCCGATTTGCCGCCCATTCCAGGCTGTAGTAAGGTAAATTATTAATGGGATCCAGCCTGCTCCACCAGGATTTGAAGGCCGCCTCAAATTCTTCCCAGCCAAGGCTATAATTCTTGAACTGCCAGTCGATATAACGCCGGTTGGGATCATGGGGATTGTCGTTCTCCAAAATATAGCGTAGCATAGCAGCAAAGAGGTCGGGATCGGTCCCGGGCCGGATAGGCAGCCACATATCGGCCTGGGCGGCCGTATTGGTATGGGCCGGGTCTACGACAATAACCTTGCAGCCGTTTTCTACCTTGGCCCCTACCGTACCTCTACTTTCGTAATTAATCCGGGTCGCAACAAAGGGATTCCACCCTACATAGATAATTAATTTGGTATAATAACGATAATCTTTCTGCAGGCCGCCGTCAGGCTGGCGTACCAGCACCGGCCGCATGACGTCGGGTTCAATGCGCTTCCCGCCCAGCATCAGCTTTGGGCCATGGCGCCTGGGAGTATCGCAGATCGAGCCGTGTTCCACACAGTTGGGCGTACCGAAGGCGAAAAACAACCGCCAGTACTGGTCACGGTCGGTAACGTCGCCGGTATCCATGATAATGGCTTCGGCGCCGTATTCTTTTTTTATAGCCACCATCTTCCTGGCAATATAATCAATTGCCTCTTCCCAGGTGGCGCGACGGAACTTGCCCTCGCCCCGCTCACCTTCACGGATCATGGGGTATTTGACCCTCTCCGGCGAATAGACCAGCTGAGCGCTGGCTGCTCCTTTGGCACAGCAGGCGCCGTTATTATAGGGACAAGCTTCATTGCCATAAATCTTAATAAGTTTACCGTCCTTTACCCACATTTCCAGGCCGCACTCTGAAGGGCACATGGCACAGGCAGTATATTTAACCTGGACACCATCAGGAACCGGTTCGCCGATCGCCCGGGCGGGCCTCAAACCCCAGAGGTAATTGCTCCCCAGCCCCAGACTCGCCCCGGCGGCCAGGGTACTGGATAATTTTAGAAAGGTTCTCCGGGAAAGGGTAAATCCGGTTTTGTTTTCCATAAAATCCACCCTCCTGACTACCTATGGTAATACCGCCAGGTTTCCGGCTGTAAGCAAGGCATAGCGCATACAGAAAACGCCGATTAAAACCAGTATGGCGGCAAACTTTAACCTGGCAATATCCGGTTTTTTAGCTGCAAGAAGCAAACCCATGGGCAGGATAAGGCCAAGAAGAATCTCGCCCAGGTAAAAGAAAGGATTACTCCACCAGGTGCGCAGGGCGAGTATCCCTGCCTCTCCTCCGGCTGCCAGGAGCAAGGTGCGGGAGATAATCCAGACCAGGCTGGCAATAATACCCCCCAGCATTAATCCCCTTGCCCTTACGTTTATCCCCTCGCCCGGACCGATCAGCATCGTCACCGCCAGGCCGGCGAGAAAAGTAGTGGTTAAGAAATATGCCGGCAGAATTTCGCTCTGCCAGAGGGCTTTACCTTGCAGCACACCAAGCTCGAAACCAGGATATACTGCCAGCAGCAAAGACAGGATAAACATGATAAACAAGGTCGATCGGTGTGTGGCTCCTTCCCCCGTGGCAGCCGTTTCTGCTCCGGCAGAACCGGATAGATGGAAGGTAAAAGGACGCAGGCTAAAGATTAAGGCCAGGCCGAAAAAGAGTAACAGCCAGGCCCCCCAGGCCATCGGCGAGTTGACATTAAAATTGGCGGGATTGAATAAATGCCAGAAGCGTAACGGGCGATGCAGGTCCAAAAGCAAGATAAAGGCCGCCAGGGCAAGAGTCACCAGGCTTAAATAACCGGCGCGGCGTTGCCACAATTGGTCAATCTGTCCGCCCAGCAACCGGCTCCCGCCAGTTATCATAATTGTGCCGGCACTAATGCTAAGAAGAAACAGGTATATGGGAACAAGTACATTCCAGGGAGCAGCATTCATTACCGTATAGGTCATATTAACTATCATTTATGCCCCCTCCTTAACCATAACCAGGAATTCGTCGAGACCTATATAATAAACATGGGGCATTGTACCCAATTCTACCTTCAGTTGCCGGGCCGGGTTAACCGCCAGCAGCCGGGCGATATCGCTTTGGGGATCATTCAAGTCACCAAAAATACGGGCTTTACCCATACAGTTGTGCACACATGCCGGGGGTAACCCTTTTTCCATTCTTTCCCGGCAAAAATCACACTTTTCGGCCACTTTCGTATTGGGGTTAATAAATCGGGCATGGTAAGGACATGCTTCCACGCAATATCCACACCCAATACAACGGTCACGATCAATTAAAACCACACCGTCTTCGCGCCGGTAAGAAGCCTTCACCGGGCATACCCGGACACATGGCGCCTTTTCACAATGATTGCAGAGTCGCGGTTGGAAATAGCGCCGTACTTCGGGAAATTTGCCTTTTTCCGCCATATTTACCCAGGAGCGAAAAAAACCCAAAGGAATTCCATTTTCCATTTTACAGCTTATGGTGCAGGACATGCAGCCTACACAGCGACGCAGGTCGATAACCATCCCGTACTTTTTAGGTTTAGCATCGGGCACAGGACTAACCTCCTTTTTCTAAAAAGTTACTTTTATGCTATCTTTTCAGTTTTTTAACCTTTGCATCACGTATCCTTTTTCACCTCCACAGTGAAAAATATATTTTGCACTCACTAGCGTTGCATAAAAATTTTTAGCACAGTGCAAGGCAATATATGGAAGGCAGAATATGTTATATAATAACATTAATGGTGTATACAACCATGCATTTTCTTCCTTCACTGGCCAAAGGACTTAGGTTATCAGGGGTAGTCCTTATCCACATATTGCCATATAAAGTTGCTTAAAGAACTAAGGGGTCATAAGTTACGTCGTTTAAATAATCAGCTTCGCCAGCTAAAACTTGCTTTACTAAATCCTGATAGATGCCTTCATAGTCTATCTTGTGCCGCCCATAAGACCTTCGTTTGGGTTTACGGTGCAGGCTTTGGACGAAGAAGGTAAAGGGCTCATATAGACAGGTGCGGATTAAACGTTTAATAGTGAGCAATGGTCCTTGATAGCCGGCCTTTAATTGCAGCATAACCATCAGGCAGTAGGTTATTAGCGCTATGAAGAGCTGGTTTTCTACAGCCTGTTCGCTTTTACCATAAAAATGTTTCACCTGCAGGTGTTGTTTCATCCATTTGAAGAAGAGTTCTATCTGCCAGCGCTTACGATAAATCTCGCTTAATTCTTCCGCCGGTAACTCGAAATCATTGGTGACTATAATTACCGGTTGCCCTTGGGTATCTTCGGTTGTTATCAGCCGTAAAGGGTGCTTCATTTTGGTAACTCCATCTTTGCCAAGGTAAACAAGCTGTTCCTTTTTAACCTTGCTGTCAGGGTTTACCGGCAACTCGGCGATTATTTCTACCAGAGCATTACCCTTTAAGCGGCTGGCAAAGCGGACGCCTTCTTCACAGTATCTGTCAAACTTCTTGTAATCGACATAGCCGCGGTCAAAGACGTTTAAGGCTTCTTCTTCCTCTACTACGAGGGTATCCATCTGGGTTTTATCTGCCTTCCGGGCCGGGGTGACAATTGCTTTATCAGGTAGAACCTCTTCTTCACAGAACTTTAAGCGCAGGTGGAGTTTTATCCCGCTTTTAGTCCTACGAAACTCGGCCCAGAGGTACTGGGTAAAACAGAGACTAATGATAGTGGAATCGATGAGGTAAATACGTCCTGCGGTATTTCTTAAGTTTTCAAAGCCGATTTCCCGGCCTATCCGGGTGGTGAGATGGCTGAATAATAGCCGGATGAATTGCGGCGATAAATCCCTTAAACGGCGCGCTATCTGGGAGAAACTGATACTCTCTAAATTGATAGCCAGGCTAAATTGCGGGTCATTGAAGCTATTGCTGATATCCCGCAAGCCATTAAGTTGTTCCAGCTGAGCGAAGGCTATTAGTTTAATGAGTTGAAGGGAATTTAGCTTCTTAGCGTACTTATCGACCCCCATACCGGCGGTTAACTGCCAAAAATAGTCGTTAGAAACTGGAGCAAACAGTTGATGAAATGTGGATAATGTGGTATCCTTACCTTGCATTTGGGCCTCCTTATGTTAGAGGTTGGGGCAAGGACTACCCTCAATCTCTAGTATAAGGAGTTTTTTCTTGCAAGGCTAGGTTATTTCAGGAATTTGGCTGTTTTTTGGGCGTTATTTCCCTTGACAAGTTTATTTTTTCTTTATGCAACGCTAGTGCGTTTGCTTTTAAATAAAATTATAACCGCCCAGGAAAGCGAACGCCAGCGTATCGCCCGCGAACTACATGATGAAACAAGCCAGTCCCTATCGGCCCTCCTGGTCGGCCTTAAAACGGCTGCCACCATGGCCGGCCAAAAGGAGGAAGGAGTGGAGAATATTTTGGAGGAGTTAAAGGAAGGCGTTAACCAGGCCTTAAAGGAACTCCACCGTATTATTTATGACCTGCGCCCCAGTTTACTTGATGACCTGGGGCTCATTCCGGCCCTTCGCTGGTATTTGGAAACGAAACTAAAGCCTACCGGTATCTGCCTAAACTTTAATATTGGAGGAAATCCCGGGCGCCTACCGGCGGAAATAGAGATAGCTATTTTCCGGATTACCCAGGAGGCCGTTACCAATATTATTAAATACGCTTCTGCGCGGCAGGTTGCCGTAGAATTGCATTTCTTTCAAGATGAGATTAAGCTTCAGGTTAAAGATGACGGTTGCGGCTTTGATATGGAGGCGGTGATGAATCCACGGAATGCACGCAGACCTCTAGGGATCCTGGGCATGAAAGAAAGGGCAAGATTGCTGGGGGGAGACCTGGAAGTGCGGACCGCCGCCGGGCAGGGTACGGAAATCAACGTAACCTTACCTGTTAGCAAGGAGGAAGGTTATAATGGCCATCAAGGTTTTGATTGTTGATGATCATACCCTCTTTAGGGCCGGCCTGAAGGCATTGCTGTCTTTCCAGGAAGATATCCGGGTAATAGGGGAGGCAGGTAACGGCGAAGAAGCTTTAAAATTAATTCGTTGCTTAAATCCGGATGTCG belongs to Moorella humiferrea and includes:
- a CDS encoding IS4 family transposase; the encoded protein is MQGKDTTLSTFHQLFAPVSNDYFWQLTAGMGVDKYAKKLNSLQLIKLIAFAQLEQLNGLRDISNSFNDPQFSLAINLESISFSQIARRLRDLSPQFIRLLFSHLTTRIGREIGFENLRNTAGRIYLIDSTIISLCFTQYLWAEFRRTKSGIKLHLRLKFCEEEVLPDKAIVTPARKADKTQMDTLVVEEEEALNVFDRGYVDYKKFDRYCEEGVRFASRLKGNALVEIIAELPVNPDSKVKKEQLVYLGKDGVTKMKHPLRLITTEDTQGQPVIIVTNDFELPAEELSEIYRKRWQIELFFKWMKQHLQVKHFYGKSEQAVENQLFIALITYCLMVMLQLKAGYQGPLLTIKRLIRTCLYEPFTFFVQSLHRKPKRRSYGRHKIDYEGIYQDLVKQVLAGEADYLNDVTYDPLVL
- a CDS encoding sensor histidine kinase, with product MTSLFFLYATLVRLLLNKIITAQESERQRIARELHDETSQSLSALLVGLKTAATMAGQKEEGVENILEELKEGVNQALKELHRIIYDLRPSLLDDLGLIPALRWYLETKLKPTGICLNFNIGGNPGRLPAEIEIAIFRITQEAVTNIIKYASARQVAVELHFFQDEIKLQVKDDGCGFDMEAVMNPRNARRPLGILGMKERARLLGGDLEVRTAAGQGTEINVTLPVSKEEGYNGHQGFDC